In the Hermetia illucens chromosome 1, iHerIll2.2.curated.20191125, whole genome shotgun sequence genome, CTAGGGTTGTGGGTAGGATGATGGCGGACAATTTATCCGCGAGTCGCTATTGGGGGAGATTCCTGTTTATGGCAACGTGATTAGAAATGATAGGACATAGGAATGGCTCAAGAGATTGCTGCTAACTAGGAAGAGGTCAATGTAGGATAGCTTGTTCGGACGCCGAAATGAAGGTTGGTTCGGGGGAAGGGGGCTAGTTGGTGGAAGAGATAGTTTTAGCGGTACTAGTTGGCCAACCAATTGCCGTTTGGATACAACACTGCCAACGTCATGGTACAACACTGCCATGATCTATATTTCCCCGTTGGAGAAGAAAGGATTTTATATGTGCCGAGGAAAGAACTGAGGTGGGCAAGTTGGAACGTGGACGAGTTGAAGAGAGTTTATATTTATGCGTTTAAATCGAAGGAGATATCAGGCCGAAAAGCATTTCTCGTGATGAACACATAGGTTAGAAGATGAGACTGGGGGTTGAGGGTAGAGAAGGCTTGGGATGTTTGGGGTGATAGACATGGGGCTTGGTTTGGTAGGAAGAGGCACGCGCTTGCACAAACATCAGGCAGTTGCTTTAACTCGCCGGATGTGCATTTGACctgcagttggtgcaggttgGATTATCCCCCTGCTTCTTGGGGCACAGACCTTATGGAGTGTCGCACTTTACACAACAATAGGGCAAGTTGTAGTTGGATGCAGCATGTCCCAAAGGGAAGCcctgtttccaaataaattccaTGTGACAAATAGATAGGCCGACATAGCGATGGACCTGTAAGCAATGACAACTCAATTTCTCATCAGGGATGACCTCAGTTAGCGGATATAGGCGTACTTACATATTGATTTATAACCCgttgtttagggcttagcacccaaacttaaaAAATGTTAGGCAAAGAcgacagtttcttaccaggcggatgcaaatcgtcagacgcagCCTCACCTTTgccatttttgaagtttgggtatTAAGCCCATCCATACGTGATTGGTGGTCAATGCTTTCAATGCTTGCTAGAGGTCattttttgtttacaaaatGCAGGAAGGCGTAAACTATTAGAACCTTCTGCGTAGTTATATATTGTTCTGGAAATCGAAGGTGATGTAAAGGTCTTACTGATAGGCGGGCTTGGATTGGTTGCAGACATgatctttgtcagccctgcactgacgCATCTTAGAACACCAGGCAGTCTTCTTTCCACTATGAGAAGGGCCACTGGGTAGGGAACCAGCACGCTCGCAACTAAGAAAAACTTCGGGTTAGTCTGCAAAATTTTaggtgagcagaccttcattgaAGTGGGGCTAGGCTAACCTGCTAAAACAGACGCATcaatcattaatctgctactgCGCAAGATTAATGGCTCACAGCGTGACATATGTATAAGCTCGATCAATGGCAAACAGAGCACGCCTACAAAGACGCCTCCAAAACGCTCAAGTTGACCTAGTAAGAAGGAATGTTAATAGAGGCTCTGCTCGGAGGCGTATGTAAACCTATGGGCCAGAgtctataaaatcgtgatggcGCTATTCTAAGGCTATTCATCTCTTACAGATCACGTATCCCactttcttgttgaaaatcatctagGAATCATTCTCTCAGTTTCCAGCGATCTCCGGATATGACAGTAAATTCCATAGTAACCAAAAACGAGCTATTAGAGATCTGTGGCAACTATAAAGCCCCGGGCTTGGAAGGTAGGCATACCCCGTAAGGCCCTTATGCTTGCCCTAAAATCCAGACCAGGCATGTTCACTGAATTATTTGAAGTGTTCATGTCCGAGGGggttggtaccagcaaatactacATAGTAAAGATCCTGGGCGTGAGAAATGTATTCGATTCGGCCAATTCCGTATTAGGTTCGATAGGGAATTTGCTGGTAAAGAGTGGTATTGACACCTATCTGTAATTTTCggtagctatttacaagaatgaAGGCTCTAGTTTGACATCGAAGACGAGCACTAAAAATACGTTGTCCCCGCAGATGTCCCACAGGGTTCCGCACTGGATCCACTGATGTGGGATATCATGCACAATGATGTATTTAATCTCCCAATTTCGGGGGAAACCACGCCCGGCCTAACCCTGACGACACATCACCGATTACAGTTGCAAAACCTCTAGGAAATGCTGAATTAtgctcatgcgaagcaatcagtgctggttGGGGAGTGTGCCAAGTGCCGTAAAAAAACCAGGCTCCAATTAAAGTTCAAAAACATACCATCACGTCCAAacctgccatcaaatatttgggagtgataATAGACGCGGAAGTCAGTTAAAAGCAATACGTGCAATTTGCTTCCGACAAAACATCCACAGCAAATGTTGCTCTGGCAAAAATGAAACCGAATGTACCCGGGCGACGTTGTTTTTAAGCTACTTATTGCCAGGGTGACGAGCTCGATCTTACTCTATGCTCTCTCCACTGTCACTGGAGTCAGAGACTTTTCCAGActcccaccttttcaaaaaaagaacGCAGACAGGTCGGGAGACAAACATAGAattgattttaatcaggttttgttttgcgtAGAGCCTTGAAAATCAATCCATTTTCCGtaggttttattggtgtttgaAAACAGACAAAGAAAAATTGTCAGaagatgacggctttacggtttcttaccagggcagagataaattttcagacgctacctcacctggtacagacttaggaccccatccaCCCAAGTTGTGAACAGCGTGAAGTCCATTTATTACTGACTCAAACGGGACTTCCGACAAAGCTGCCAACTTTATAAAATTGACAATCTACCTTCCACAGCCTAAACTCGAACCCAAGAAGGCGATAACTAGGCGCCTCAATCAATCTGTTATCAGCAGTGAAGCTGTCACCGTAGATTCGTGTTTACAATGAAGAAGTGCTACATTTCCGACTTGCGTAAAGTGTTTCAACGTGCAGTGGATTCAGTGCAGCCAACGACGATATTCTCTACAGGTGGATATCTCCATCGTGTCAAATCCCAGACCGGCGAGACCATTCGAGTCGGCGACCAAGCTGTTTCCCTGGAGAACAAGAAATGTCACCTTGTCGGCTTCGGTAAAGCAGTCCTGGGTATGGCAGTTCAGGCGGAGCGGGTACTTGCTGATCGGTTGGTGTCTGGAGTAATAAGCATTCCTAACGGAACCATGGCTAAATTCagtggcgtccccgagatgACTTTATCAGCTGGGAGTGTGATACAAGTTCATGAAGGGGCTCTCAACAATCTTCCAGATGAAAATTCAATGCAAGCCGCAAAGAGGATCCTAAGCTTAGCAGAATCTATGACTAATAATGATATCCTTTTCGTCCTCATATCCGGGGGTGGATCGGCTCTGCTTCCTATTCCCATTGAGCCCATTACATTGGAACAGAAAACCAATTTGATTCGAAATTTAGCCCGAAAAGGAGCTGATATCGAGGAGTTGAATGTTGTACGAATTGCAATGTCgcaaacgaaaggaggaaagcTCGCCAGGGCGGCAGGGGATGCATATAGAATTTTTTCATTAGTTATCAGCGATATTGTAAATGACCCGCTGCATCTTATAGGCAGCGGCCCTacagttgaatttaaggaggatgGTCGGACAGCTAGGAGTATATTGGAGAAGTACCAACTTTGGAACGAGTTAGATGCTAACATTCAGGACGTATTTACAAAAACTACCccgaaaaataccaaaattatgGAAAACAATTTTGTCTATTTGATTGGAAGCAACAAAATTGCTGCCAACGCAGCTTTACAATGCTCTCAGGAAATGGGTTATAAAACGTGTATCCTATCAACATCGATTGTCGGGTCCCTGGATGAGGTTGTGCAAAAGTACTCCTTCTTCCTCAAAAAGCTTCTAGCATATTTGCGACATAATATCGACGAGCGACAGTTTTCAGCGACATATCCTTTTGGACAGGATTCTCTCAGTCGACTACTAGATACGATCCGATCATGCAATCCTGGAGATTCTTTATGTCTAATACTTGCAGGCGAGCCAACAGCCTTGGTTAAGGGCAACGGGAAAGGTGGCCGAAATCAAGAACTGGCGTTGAGGATGTCCAGAATCTTTTATGAAAACGAGTCACTTCGGACGCTGGGTTTCCTGAGCGCAGGCACTGATGGAATCGATGGACCAACCGATGCAGCTGGAGCTATTGGATCCTCAGAAGTGATTGAAAAATTCCTGGAAACCAGAAAGATGGAAGATCTTGAGGACTACCTAGAGCGCAATGATTcgtataatttttataaaaatttaggACAAAAGGATTTCCATGTTGTTACTGGTCATACAGGCACAAATGTTATGGACATTCATTTGATTATTGTCCCAGTACCTGGTGTTCACAAGTTATAACGTTGTAAGGAAGTTGCTCCACTATCTAAAGATCTTAAACTTTAAAGATATTTAGAAGATTGTGACAGATATAGTTGTAAATATGGTAAATTCtgcatttattataaaaataattgtgtTTCAGATACAAGATAAAGATTCGCTGGTCCACAATTGACTTGTGTATTGTACAAACATGACAATAAATACATAGAGAGATATCTTAATATCTATTTACTTTCAACCATACAAGAGCTAACCTTTAGCCCTTTCGATTCCATAGTTGGTTCTAAGCAACTTTGATTTTAGTGAAAGTTGAATTTATAAAGTAGGAAGGAGACGCCCCTttgtcatcattatcatcatcaacgacccaatccggtctaagcctccctggaactccagacatcctggcttTTGTgtctaggtccaccaattcgatatccttaaaagctgtctggtgtcctgagataccatagatattgcccttatggacattccgggctggatcatcctcattcatacggtttaagtgacccgctcatcgcaacctgttgaaccggattttatccacaacttgacttggtcgtggtatcgctcatagatttcctcgttatgtagggtacggaatcgtccatcctcatttaggggaccagaaattcttcggaggattcttctctcgaacgcggccaggagttcgcagttttctttgctaagaacccaggcctCCAAGGAATaaaaaggactggcaagatcattttcttgtgCGATCACCGCTCCATCTTGGAATGTTATGGCGAGTCAAAGTggtattttcaaagttttgtgttgagaccaaaccttattataatcgagtcaatgtcttttttttctatgcgTTGacggtggaaaggttcaaaacctaccgcggTTGTTTGATAcctttactcactaaaaccatctccttcaCCTTCGCTTGCCCAGCAGGACTCTCATTTCAGTATTATGTTACAAACTGCACCTCATGGCCTCATTAATTTTTGCACCGCCCTCCAAGAAGTTTCAGAGGCTTGCATGTAGTCTACGATATTCTCGCGTATAAACTGCGCCCCGGCGTCAATtttcgcctccgctctgtgtgcggcgaaccacGGGCAGTCGTCAcgtccgaagcgataaaggtttgcacggtaccctccgtgtccgcttagaaattgagttaggtcgtaagtaacctcaccgtgccttcgtttgatccattttgagaaaTCTAGAGTAAACCTGTATGTTATTCCAAAAAAGGAtcatttcgtgctaattgccgacgcTAGGTATAGGAGTCGACGATTGCATATAATGGTAGAgccgtcgaccctcgttcgccaacaCCCTCGTTGGCcgatggggaccatgcctgctatcacacaggctgcttcgtcagatgttgtacgGTATGCGAACGACGTTCGCAATGTACTCAGTCGGTATGGGGCtgagattttttttctatttgcttctaacttcaaagacgatgcccagactgaagctgcataaagcaagacgAAGCAGATAGCTCCCCAGATAAGGAGCCGAAGGTTTTACCTAAgatcacctatatttggtaacattcttgccaacaatgcacccggaagttttcaaaatgggacttgaatttcagtctttggtcaatcgtgactcctaggtatttacgCGTTGGCGgtgactgtatgatgtgttcaccaatcttGATCTTTATCGAAGTTCGTTTCCTTCTtttggtgatcaaaactacctcgattTTATACTCTACGAGCGTCagagcttcctctagccaagacctgatttcaaaaatggcctcgtttgtgagtacctcgatctcatcaatatcttgtgccacggtactcactccgatgtcgtctgcgaagccaatgattgtcactccttttgcctcagttgcaactttaaaattccgtcatacattattatccacaggggAGGACTAAGGACTGATTCTTGTGTAATCCCGCAGGTTGttctatacgtcttaggtcataatcgtaacacaatatcctctcccggagaaattcgatgactatgtgcaccaggtattCAGAAGcacccaatttggctaaagctgCAACtgctttgctccattttgctgtGATGAAGCCATTCTTTATgacgagagtaactaccgcgcaagatttattggcctccattgctttttccagaattttcgtcaccgtactgatcgcattgacagtagatcttgcctttcggaactgcctatctgagagaccaccctccttttccgtgattggtacaagcctattgatcacccaaaggtttgtttggcttcgggattagcataagcttctgtttccttaaCTTTTCCGGGGAAATCCCATATTTTAGGCACGTCGTAaatatttcagcgaaccaccttggaactgttttttGACGGCCACTGGCAGTGCTTTATTCGAAAGGCTGTCTAAACCTGCAACTTTATGTTCGGCAACTTTCTTTGCGGGTTCCAgaacttcttcagtggttacttcgggaatttcatcgggatctatctggacagtgggtcGATGTAGAGAAAGGAAAGGGGAAGGGTAAGAAATGTTGTACCGCAGACACCAGAGCTTTACGAGCTTCAACATGGGCGAGTTCATTTAGTAGATACCCCGCATGCGCCGGACATTAAGCAGACCCATCCCGCCtgaaagcagcgtctgatgcaaGAACAAGAAAACTCCTTGGTTTGAGGCCCTCCACGATTTTACCACACACAGCAGACACACAAGCTCTGCCACAATTGCCACCCAAGTCACAGGAGAGGATAACCTGAAGCTTATTCAAGATTGTCGGAATAACATTGGGAATCATAGTGTCGAACAAGCTTTGGAAAGACATATAGATCGAGGATATGCCATTGTCAGCGTCTAGGTTTTGCACCCCCAATTAATAGGTATTAGCGCAAAAACCTGGTGTAAAGAGGGAGTTCTGGAGTTTATTTTCAAAGTACATCGGAGGGATCGTGGTGGAAGTGGCGGCATATTCTACAATGGGCCGTACCAAATATCTATAGAGATTAATTGCCTTTTGGGGTTGGAGAAAAAccggttgaaaaattaatcaacctaTCAGCCTTCAGGGTTTTAGGAATGATAAAGCTCAACTGGTCTCTTACAGAGCACATCCTCGTTATCTCCCTACCTGAAAGATGATGGATTTAACCCGACTGCCCTAATGATAGACGAGTTCTCAGGCGGACTTAAACTGCACCAGTTAAGGCTTAGACCCTGCGACAAAGCGGAGAAAGTTTTATGTGAACCAGGGCAAAGAATCTCTTGTGCTTCAGCAGGACAGTTATTAGCTCTTCTTCAGAAAAATTCTGAGAAACTGTGGGATATCTAAGGTAGGCAGGGAAGCGGATGTGACGCAGAACTGCCCAGCCAGATATTCAAGGTTTCTCCTTGGGTCCTAGCATGAAAATTTGTCTCAAAAATGGTTACGGAGATCCTTCTTGGATTTTCAGAAAAACTTTACATCCTTTGTCATAGTCAGGTCAGTCCAGATTTGACGACATCGCTTCCTCTTCGCATCCGCGACAGCCACAAAACGCATTCAATGCCTCTAGAAGCAAAAGTTGAATACAAAGccccggagaaatgctagggcattcCCTTCAGTCGAAAAGGTAGAACGGGCTCTGGGtctgtcaagaaatgggcaagaggTTTTGAAGCATGGACGACGTCATGATGTTTACTTGGCACTTTCACTTGAAGAACTTCCAAGAGGTGCATTGAGACTTGTTCTCTACAATAAACTCGATTGGGAAGTGACAAAAGTTGCGACAGAGTACGCGTACGCGGTGAAGCCTTTGATTGAAGAAAACGGCGCTACAAATCAAAACGAGCCGGGCACGCTTCTGAACGGAacagaggctgaagaagaagaagagagggGAAACCTTTCTCTTCCCCCTATATACCTTCCTTATTCCCTCTCCTTCCAGTAGTAGAGTTGAAAATGTCAACTTTACCACGATGATATAAAAAGGCAGTTTAATGTTCCATAACTTTGGACCACCATAAGATGGAAGAGAGGGAACTTCGCCGTCCCTCTGAGTGTTACCATCGAAGCACACGTGGAATTGGTTAATTTTaccttttataataaaaaaaagttgacgTAGAAATCGAAAACCGAAAGCTCGAGGTGTAAAATGTTTTGAGCGACGATCGTATGTATAAAAAGATTATAAACGGATGACGCGTGGATGAAGCGAGACTACGAGGAAGATCGAGAAGCCACTGCTTCTTCGATATGTGGCGATTGGGTTGTCCTAAGCAGACCAAATACAGGAGGAAGAAATCAAGTGGCCAAAGGGCACGGAGTTCGTATCCGGATCCATGCGAGTAATATATTGAGGTGCCGATGTGTCGATGACGCTTTTTCTCATAGATTTACCGTAGACGTTCAAATATGCGCAATGGTTTTTCttcaccataaaatttcgaacaatgcacttggagttgaatctcctgtgttcAATCTTCTTGAGTTGTAGCATATCGGAGGTCTTCGAAATATTTGGTCTATCGGTTTTTTACCAATTCCATGCCtccaaaaaaattttcaactaCGACCCTACAAAATATGGTTCTAGGTTGGAATCCTGCTGTCAGTCTTTCCAATTCGTTAAATTATGTCTATAATTTCGTCAGTTGTATGCTTTGGTTTCTCCTGCAGATTTTGCCAGAGGTACGTCTTAATTCTATTTATTTATCTGGTTTCGGTCTCGTGGGTCATTCGTGATATTGTTGTTTGACATCAATTGTCTGTTTTCACTCTTCGTCAGACAATTCGTCCTTTTTGCGCCGCAGTTCGTGCTTGTAGTAGTCTTGATTTCGTCTTTTAAGCGATTTCACTTCTCATGAATGCTATCGGTATCCTGGTCTCGGTTCAGCATCTGCAGTTTTCGTTTTTCTAACCCCCTGATTCTTTGTTCTGGAGCTTCGGACCTGTCAACTGGGTTGAACCTGCTACTCCCCTTATTTGCTATTCGGCGTAGATCTCTTgtctaacgagatagtggtcgtTATCCCAATTAACTATGATGACCATATGTCAAGGATGCTATACGCAGCTCCCTTTTCaataaaactaaactaaatctGATTGGACGTGCTCCCACCTGGTGAGGTAAATGTTCTTTTGTTGATTCTACATTCAGGCAAACATGCTAGTAAGATTCCCATATTTTTGCTGCAAGTGAAATCTCTGACATTGCTTGTGCTAAAGTTAGTTATGTCGTGGCCATAGTTTATTGCCCTTAGTAAACGGCGGGCCGGCTCGTTACCGATTTTTACGTTGAAGTCCCCAAGTAATATTTTCACGCCGGGTCGGTTGCTCGGGAGTAATGAGTCAAATGCTGATTCAAAGGGAGTCGACCCCTTGTCTTTCATTGGACCCTATATATTGAAGAATTTAGTTTCCGGCCCAAGTGAACCATTTATTGAGGACGAAAAAGTGAGGCGAAATTCTTGAGGTTCAAAAACTCATCCTGCCTTCCAGACTTCTTGAAATATAAAATGGTATGTGCTCGAGAGGCAAATATCTCATTGCCTAATAATTTCTTAGACTGGTGGTCTAAGAGCGCTAGGGAGTACGCCTTCCGGGTTCTAAACAGGTAGTCCTTTTTCCGCTGTCATTGTTGTCGTTGTATTTCAAATCCTATGTAAGGCCCTATTTTGGGATCCATGACAATAGTATACTGTGAACAGGTTGTCAATCCCCCCACCCATCTGGTAGGCCAGAGGACTCATCTGTTTTACGGCGCGGAGAACTCACCGTTTACTCGCTTCGTCTGCTGTTTTGCATTGGTCAGAGGCTATCAAGATGGAGGTCAGAttgggatttggtagtagagctgtgggCGCATTACCCAGGTATTTGTTTAGGGTTGCAGTGCCGAGTCCGCAACCCTTTTCAAACACATACATACTACTCATACCCTTCAACCCTTGCAGTTTGATTAAGATGAATTTATTCCTTAAAATTTAGAGAACTCTTTTCCGCgctcgagagaaaaatcctgctaagaatttttggctccctgcatgaggatgggcgattccttagcctacataacgacgaaatctatgagcgataccatgaccgtccggttgtggatcaaattcggctcaacaggttgcggtgggtaggacacctaatccatatggatgaggatgacccagtccggaaagtctataagggcgatatctatggtagaaaaagaagacgatatagaccctgtctgagatggagcgatggcgtagatcaggatgccagacagcttttagggatatcgaattggcggacctcgacgcaaaaccgagatgcctggagtttctttcaaaggcaggcctagaccggataccagttgttgtaccgttgatgatgatgcagaATTTAGGAACATAGAGGAAGAGGGCTACCGGGGCTGACAATTTCGAAAAGGAAATGACAAATCTATTTAGCTTgaatttgaacttttttttaggaattggggAGTCCACACTTGATGTCgaatcggaccaaatggggagcaacttgctCCTACTCTTTACGGTCAAGGGATTCCTCTTTTTGCGTTTAACACTCAagattcaaaaagtaaaagagggacgaagacggttaCGGTTGCGTACCAAAGCagtggcaactcatcagacgctgcctcacctgcgccctgggagcaacgtcaCCGAAGCcactcgcagatgttatacgttcccttttataattcgcaaaatacgacaagggtgcgaattctGTTCAGCAGAATCTTGAGCTTCAGTTGTTAGCCCTAAAAGCGGACCATATGATGCTACATTTTCTGTAGTAGATAAATATGTTTTCCCTGTTTTCGGTGCAATCCAAAGTGAGCGATCCAGATTTTGATTTTCATCAAGCGGGAAATCCTGGTTATGGGAAGCTCCTCTTGACAGATAAGTTTTGGTTTATACCAAGCAAATGAATCCGCTTTTTTCTAAGAGATAAACATTGCGAAATCCGCTATAATAAACACAATTTACTATTTGTTGAAAGCAATATAGTATTTGTCGAATtgtctattttttttcaaaatattgaacAATTCGATCAGCACATTATTCATCTCATCAATAGCATGCTCACTGTCTCTTGCTCCACAAATCCCGCGTGATTAATCATTGCGTCAATCAGTGCAAAGGATCAATCAAGCCAGAGAAGATTTTTCAAGCAGGAATTCATGTCTAACCCCTCCCACGTATCTATACATAACCTGCGACTAAGAACACTTCCCACAATGGCTGGTGATTTATGGCCAACTGCGAAAGACTTTTCCAGCTCAGCGAAAATTGTCTTACTTACTTAATTATCTGGATTTAGAGCGATTGGAAAACCGCGGACGCCGGGGTATATTTCAAGGCGCAGATAAAGTTTCCAACACGCCAGGaatatttgttttaaattcAATGTTGATTCTATTTTTATGAGTTGGATGTTTTCTTTTTGATCGACATGATTTCTTTCTCTTTCGGCACTTTTTTGAAAATCGCCATCATCGATGCGGGTCTGGATAAAATTTTGGTGGCAATATTCGCGCACAGCATGCAACCCAGCCAAACAGATTGAGTTAGTGAAAACGATTTTGCGAGGAAAGTttggaaaatatagaaaaaatctTCATTGATGTTCGGAAAATTTAGGTTGGTTTATGTAATATAGAAAATAATTGGTTCGATGAAAAGGATTTTAGTACTATCGGAAGCCTTCATGGTGAATCTTTTTCGCTGCTCTGCGAGTAGTATTAGATACTCGTCGTCTTGTTAGGGAAACCAGTGGGTTCTCAGCGAAAACATCTCGCTTTTTGTAGGAAACGAACGAAGAATGCCTGCAGGATGGGGCTAATCAGTCCTGGAAAAATCGGCCCTGAGTCATCCCCCCATTTTCACGCCTTAACACCGCACGGAATCAATTAGTCGCCGTCAAAATGTCTGGCACGTCGCGCATATCCAGTGCGAGTATCATCGCATTATTTGTCTTGAAGATTAATTACGCCATGAGGCTGACTATTGAAGCAAAGCAATTAtcataaattttattgaagGCTATCTTGTTCGCATGTCATAATACACATAGTTCCTGTGTGATGGAGTCAATTGGAAATTCCAAACTGCCTCTGCGCCTGGACCGAGAAGCGTGTCAACTAAGATTTCCTCCGGGCTTGGTACCAGTACTCGCGCTCATTTGCGGGGTCCGAGAATTTCAGAACTATTCGAGTAGGTGGAAGCTATCTCGACAGAATTTTTACAACGGGAAGATACATGGGTATATCGAGTGGACGAGCATCTTGATGGCGGATATGAGTAAATCATCT is a window encoding:
- the LOC119646964 gene encoding glycerate kinase, producing MKKCYISDLRKVFQRAVDSVQPTTIFSTGGYLHRVKSQTGETIRVGDQAVSLENKKCHLVGFGKAVLGMAVQAERVLADRLVSGVISIPNGTMAKFSGVPEMTLSAGSVIQVHEGALNNLPDENSMQAAKRILSLAESMTNNDILFVLISGGGSALLPIPIEPITLEQKTNLIRNLARKGADIEELNVVRIAMSQTKGGKLARAAGDAYRIFSLVISDIVNDPLHLIGSGPTVEFKEDGRTARSILEKYQLWNELDANIQDVFTKTTPKNTKIMENNFVYLIGSNKIAANAALQCSQEMGYKTCILSTSIVGSLDEVVQKYSFFLKKLLAYLRHNIDERQFSATYPFGQDSLSRLLDTIRSCNPGDSLCLILAGEPTALVKGNGKGGRNQELALRMSRIFYENESLRTLGFLSAGTDGIDGPTDAAGAIGSSEVIEKFLETRKMEDLEDYLERNDSYNFYKNLGQKDFHVVTGHTGTNVMDIHLIIVPVPGVHKL